Proteins encoded together in one Cicer arietinum cultivar CDC Frontier isolate Library 1 chromosome 4, Cicar.CDCFrontier_v2.0, whole genome shotgun sequence window:
- the LOC101509401 gene encoding putative white-brown complex homolog protein 30 isoform X1, translating to MRNYVPYILLFFFSFTLLLPNIQCADGTFAPSFYTEEIYKELQNIALLLNKDIKSSLGFCIKDPKNDWEEAFDFTGKLDFVDSCVKKKGDFRDRICTAAEIRYYFHGFLAQGASADNYVKPNKNCNLTSWVSGCEPGWGCSTGKDIDLKKDIKEIPQRTKNCQPCCEGFFCPQGLTCMIPCPLGSYCPLAKLNNKTGVCDPYSYQIPQGEMDHTCGSADIWSGVVNNSDIFCSPGSYCPTTTRRVSCDSGYYCRMGSTHQMACSKFSTCNPNTATQNMHAYGALLIVALSTVLIFIYNCSDQVLATRERRKAKSREAAARQVRETVQARERWKIAKDAAIRNKMGMQDQLSRTFSRRKSVKQGEQTKVFSQANPDTGNSLLQPPPVPPAQSSAATKGQKEPSNLTKMMNSLENDPHSNEGFNLQIGDKNIKKQMPKGRQLHTQSQILRYAYGQIEKEKAQQEKNNNLTFSGIISMAQEGEEVVTRPVIEVAFKDLTLTLKGKRKHLLRCVTGKIMPSRVSAVMGPSGAGKTTFLSALAGKTRGCTMTGSILINGKPESIHCYQKIIGYVPQDDIVHGNLTVEENLRFSARCRLSADLPKHDKVLIVERVIETLGLQAVRDSLVGTVEMRGISGGQKKRVNVGLEMVMEPSLLILDEPTTGLDSASSTLLLKALRREALEGVNICMVLHQPSYTLFRMFDDIIFLAKGGLTAYHGPVKKVEEYFAGIGITVPDRVNPPDHFIDILEGLVKPSTGVTYQQLPVRWMLHNGYPVPPDMLHYADEISASSSSSNPNLAIKGADEASDKSFAGEFWEDMKNNVQMRKDHIEATFLKTKDLSDRRTPGVARQYRYYLGRIGKQQLREAKSQAVDYLLLLVAGAILGTLTKVNDETFGSLGYTYTVIAVSLLCKIAALRSFSMDKLQYWRESASGISNLAHFLSKDTIDLFSTIVKPLIYLSMFYFFSNPRSSFGSNYAVLVCLVYCVTGMAYALAIYFEPAPAQLWAVLLPVVMTLIANQTRDSTFMKILVQMCYPKWALEAFIIANAERYTGVWLITRCSSLMNSGYNVSDWPICLAVLIFYGIVARVVAFICLIITQKK from the exons ATGAGGAACTATGTTCCCTACATTCTCctctttttcttctctttcactCTCTTATTACCAAATATTCAATGTGCCGATGGCACTTTTGCCCCTTCCTTTTATACCGAAGAAATCTACAAAGAACTTCAGAATATCGCTCTCCTTTTAAATAAGGACATTAAATCAAGTTTAGGTTTCTGCATTAAGGATCC GAAAAATGATTGGGAGGAAGCTTTTGATTTTACAGGAAAGTTGGATTTTGTTGATTCTTGTGTTAAGAAAAAAG GAGATTTCAGGGATCGTATATGTACTGCAGCTGAAATAAGGTACTACTTCCATGGTTTCTTGGCTCAGGGAGCATCAGCTGACAATTATGTAAAACCGAACAAGAATTGCAATTTGACCTCATGGGTTTCTGGTTGTGAACCTGGATGGGGTTGTAGTACGGGCAAGGATATTGACCTTAAAAAGGACATCAAGGAAATTCCTCAGAGAACCAAAAACTGTCAACCTTGTTGCGAGGGTTTTTTCTGTCCTCAAGGGTTGACTTGTATGATAC CTTGCCCACTAGGTTCTTACTGTCCACTTGCAAAACTGAACAACAAGACTGGCGTGTGTGATCC ATATAGTTACCAGATACCTCAGGGAGAAATGGATCATACTTGTGGTAGTGCCGATATTTGGTCTGGTGTGGTGAACAATAGTGATATATTCTGTTCTCCCGGATCATACTGCCCAACTACAACACGTAGAGTTTCTTGCGATAGTGG ATATTACTGCAGGATGGGTTCTACTCATCAGATGG CATGCTCCAAGTTCAGTACATGTAATCCAAACACAGCAACTCAAAATATGCATGCTTATGGGGCACTTCTTATT GTTGCATTGAGTACTGTCCTGATCTTCATTTATAACTGTTCTGATCAAGTTCTAGCTACACGAGAAAGAAGGAAAGCTAAATCCAGGGAAGCTGCAGCAAGGCAGGTAAGAGAAACTGTACAAGCTCGAGAAAGGTGGAAAATAGCAAAAGATGCTGCTATAAGGAATAAGATGGGAATGCAAGATCAGCTATCCCGCACTTTTTCTCGCAGAAAATCAGTTAAGCAAGGGGAGCAAACAAAGGTTTTCAGTCAAGCTAACCCTGATACGGGAAATTCGCTTTTGCAACCGCCACCAGTACCTCCAGCGCAGTCATCTGCAGCCACAAAAGGGCAAAAGGAACCTAGCAACCTTACTAAAATGATGAATTCACTTGAGAATGACCCTCATAGTAATGAAGGATTCAATCTACAGATTGgggacaaaaatattaaaaagcaGATGCCAAAGGGACGGCAGTTACATACACAAAGCCAAATTTTAAGGTATGCATATGGTCAGATTGAGAAGGAGAAGGCTCAACAAGAGAAAAACAATAACTTAACCTTCTCAGGAATAATTTCAATGGCCCAGGAAGGTGAGGAGGTTGTAACGAGGCCTGTGATCGAAGTAGCTTTCAAAGATTTAACCCTTACTTTGAAAGGGAAAAGGAAACATCTACTAAGGTGTGTGACAGGTAAAATCATGCCTAGTCGAGTTTCAGCTGTGATGGGTCCCTCAGGAGCTGGCAAAACTACATTTCTTTCTGCTCTGGCAGGGAAAACAAGAGGATGCACTATGACAGGCTCAATTCTAATCAATGGAAAACCTGAATCCATTCACTGTTATCAGAAAATTATTGGATATGTGCCACAAGATGATATTGTGCATGGGAATTTGACTGTGGAGGAAAATCTTCGTTTCAGTGCGAGATGCAG ACTATCTGCTGATCTGCCAAAACATGATAAGGTTCTGATTGTTGAAAGAGTAATTGAAACCTTGGGGCTCCAGGCAGTAAGGGATTCCCTTGTTGGAACAGTGGAGATGCGAGGCATATCTGGTGGGCAAAAAAAACGTGTAAATGTAGGGTTGGAGATGGTTATGGAGCCTTCATTGTTAATCTTAGATGAGCCCACAACTGGTCTGGACAGTGCATCTTCCACTTTACTTCTGAAAGCACTTCGTCGTGAAGCTCTTGAAGGGGTAAACATCTGCATGGTACTTCACCAGCCAAG CTATACTTTGTTCAGAATgtttgatgatataatatttctaGCAAAAGGTGGCCTTACGGCATATCACGGCCCTGTTAAAAAAGTAGAAGAATACTTTGCTGGCATTGGAATCACTGTACCTGATCGTGTGAATCCTCCAGACCATTTTATTGACATTCTAGAAGGTTTAGTGAAACCAAGTACAGGTGTGACTTATCAACAACTACCTGTCAGATGGATGCTTCATAATGGTTACCCAGTACCACCTGATATGCTTCATTATGCTGATGAAATTTCTGCTTCATCATCTTCCTCAAATCCAAATCTTGCGATAAAGGGTGCCGATGAAGCTTCTGATAAATCATTTGCCGGAGAGTTTTGGGAGGATATGAAAAACAATGTTCAGATGCGAAAAGATCATATAGAGGCAACCTTCTTAAAGACTAAAGACTTATCTGACCGAAGAACTCCTGGTGTTGCTCGGCAATATAGATACTACCTTGGGCG GATAGGTAAGCAGCAGCTGCGAGAAGCAAAATCACAAGCGGTTGATTATCTCCTTTTATTAGTTGCTGGTGCTATCTTGGGAACTCTTACTAAAGTAAATGATGAAACATTTGGGTCTCTTGGATATACATATACTGTCATCGCTGTTT CTCTACTTTGCAAGATTGCAGCTCTGAGATCATTTTCTATGGATAAATTACAATACTGGAGGGAGAGTGCATCAGGGATCAGCAATCTAGCTCATTTTTTGTCCAAAGATACAATTGATCTTTTCAGTACAATTGTGAAACCTCTCATTTATCTGTccatgttctatttttttagcAATCCAAGGTCAAGCTTCGGAAGTAATTATGCAGTTTTGGTATGCCTTGTGTACTGTGTGACTGGCATGGCTTACGCATTAGCAATTTATTTTGAACCTGCTCCTGCTCAGCTG TGGGCAGTGCTTCTCCCTGTTGTTATGACTCTCATTGCAAACCAGACAAGAGATAGTACCTTTATGAAGATCCTAGTACAAATGTGCTATCCCAAATGGGCTTTGGAGGCCTTTATTATTGCAAATGCTGAAAG gtATACTGGGGTGTGGCTGATAACTCGCTGTAGTTCACTGATGAATAGCGGTTATAATGTCAGTGATTGGCCTATCTGTCTAGCTGTCCTAATTTTTTATGGTATAGTTGCCAGAGTTGTGGCTTTTATTTGTCTAATAATCACCCAAAAGAAATGA
- the LOC101508866 gene encoding uncharacterized protein — MDREEYLRKCSNMKCQRVQVDESYAPSLQDDEMEVEHLHAEPRNEHGSMDGNLASHIALNDKDDLELEVLDGFLDDVEIGDLEGTVGFSDACGGFFLDFDFATDVEVLGSGAYEDSLLENSNSESHSPGFSGSSTAGGISDSTNVPNNSQSKCKNDSLDETVTYDTHGVRSNPSQPSNIDCMYNISLDIQHLHELNNDHSLAGGILSCKKENITGELFRPAPSREKRFRKPTQRYIEESSNARSKEKVPTTGAKCKRRSLSSCNELHVRVKGLKKIPCEKSSNGNSDVTLSELQRRKKNPKKEKLEYGNEPSSLEEFEDENLAPKRCRTKDRRKQQRMWTIAEVTKLVDGISEYGVGRWTDIQRFLFSSSYRTPTDIRDKWRNLLRASSAQKFNKKEGEQNDKNGPRLLPFSVASRVLELAKVHPYPRRSKKSRDRQVGSSVIESKDSSAVSFGRRNVRRKKCT, encoded by the exons ATGGATCGGGAAGAATATTTGCGGAAGTGTTCCAATATGAAATGCCAAAGA GTTCAGGTGGATGAATCATATGCGCCTTCACTTCAAGATGATGAAATGGAAGTTGAGCATTTGCATGCAGAACCTAGAAATGAGCATGGTTCAATGGATg GCAATTTGGCTTCTCATATAGCTCTGAATGACAAGGATGATTTGGAACTGGAG GTCCTTGATGGATTCCTGGATGATGTTGAAATCGGTGATCTTGAAGGAACTGTTGGTTTTTCCGATGCATGTGGAGGGTTTTTCTTGG ATTTTGATTTTGCCACCGACGTTGAGGTACTAGGCTCTGGTGCTTATGAAGACTCGCTTTTGGAAAACTCAAATTCAGAAAGTCATTCCCCAGGTTTTAGTGGAAGTAGCACCGCTGGTGGGATATCAGATTCAACAAATGTACCCAATAATTCACAATCTAAATGCAAAAATGATTCTTTAGATGAGACAGTTACCTACGATACACATGGAGTAAGGAGCAATCCAAGTCAGCCATCAAACATAGATTGCATGTACAACATTTCACTTGATATACAGCATCTGCATGAGTTGAACAATGATCATTCTTTAGCTGGTGGTATATTGTCTTGTAAGAAGGAAAATATTACTGGTGAACTATTCCGACCTGCTCCATCTAGAGAGAAGAGATTCCGAAAACCTACTCAGAGGTATATTGAAGAATCTTCAAATGCGAGATCAAAAGAAAAAGTACCAACTACTGGTGCAAAATGTAAACGACGTAGTTTGTCATCATGTAATGAACTTCATGTAAGAGTTAAAGGATTAAAAAAGATTCCATGCGAGAAGTCGAGTAATGGTAATAGTGATGTGACGCTTTCTGAGTTGCAACGTCGCAAGAAGAATCCAAAGAAAGAG AAACTTGAGTATGGCAATGAGCCATCTTCCTTAGAGGAGTTTGAGGACGAAAATTTGGCACCAAAAAGATGTAGAACAAAAGATCGTAGAAAGCAGCAAAGGATGTGGACAATCGCTGAAGTGACGAAGTTGGTTGATGGCATATCTGAATACGGAGTTGGTCGATGGACTGATATACAGAGGTTTCTGTTTTCTTCAAGTTACCGAACTCCCACAGATATCAGG GACAAGTGGCGTAACCTTTTAAGAGCTAGTTCAGCACAGaaattcaacaagaaagag GGTGAGCAAAATGACAAGAACGGCCCCCGTCTCTTACCTTTTAGTGTGGCAAGCCGAGTTCTGGAGTTGGCTAAAGTTCACCCATACCCAAGGCGCTCAAAGAAATCACGCGATAGGCAAGTTGGTTCTTCTGTTATTGAAAGCAAAGATTCTTCTGCTGTTAGTTTTGGCAG
- the LOC101509724 gene encoding serine/threonine-protein kinase PCRK1-like isoform X1 produces the protein MSYFQKRTNFALNDVAEFVLCDSGKVAMKCFPFLIYYGEKKGDAKSLRSLSGLSNNSTYGGSDVRRTGSELNSLDASDNSTDSLRRNAFPNLSQRPSSLRVFTVSELKSATKNFGRSVMLGEGGFGCVYKGLIKSVDDPPRKIEVAVKQLGKRGIQGHKEWVTEVNVLGIVEHHNLVKLVGYCADDDERGIQRLLIYEYMPNGSVEHHLSSRSETPLPWSRRLKIAQDAARGLTYLHEEMDFQIIFRDFKSSNILLDEHWNAKLSDFGLARLGPSDGLTHVSTAVVGTMGYAAPEYIQTGRLTSKSDVWGYGVFLYELITGRRPLDRNRPKGEQKLLEWIRPYLSDGKKFQIILDPRLERKHLLKSAQKLAMIANRCLVRNPKNRPKMSEVLEMVDRIVESSVSANQQPPLNSVASADDSQDAEIKNKKRIMDPKPESDWNWFRMWRPKLLRTS, from the exons ATGTCTTATTTCCAAAAACGTACCAATTTTGCTCTCAATGATGTTGCAGAATTTGTACTA TGTGATTCTGGTAAGGTTGCGATGAAGTGTTTTCCATTCTTAATTTACTATGGAGAAAAAAAGGGTGATGCTAAGAGCTTGCGATCACTATCGGGTCTGTCGAACAATTCTACTTACGGTGGGAGTGACGTGCGGAGAACTGGTTCTGAATTGAATTCTCTAGACGCCTCAGACAATAGCACAGACTCCCTTAGGAGGAATGCATTTCCCAATTTGTCCCAAAGACCAAGCAGCCTCAGAGTATTTACCGTATCCGAACTGAAATCAGCCACCAAGAATTTTGGTCGCTCTGTTATGCTTGGAGAAGGTGGATTCGGGTGTGTCTACAAGGGATTGATCAAGAGTGTAGATGATCCACCTAGAAAAATTGAAGTTGCAGTAAAACAACTCGGTAAAAGAGGAATTCAG GGGCATAAGGAATGGGTAACTGAAGTGAATGTTCTGGGTATTGTTGAGCATCATAATCTTGTGAAACTAGTGGGCTATTGTGCTGACGATGATGAAAGAGGAATCCAGCGGCTTTTGATTTATGAATATATGCCGAATGGAAGTGTGGAACACCATTTATCCTCGCGATCAGAAACTCCTCTCCCGTGGAGTAGGAGACTGAAAATAGCTCAAGATGCTGCTCGTGGATTAACGTACCTGCACGAGGAAATGGATTTTCAG ataattttcagAGATTTCAAATCGTCAAATATCCTTCTGGACGAGCATTGGAATGCAAAGCTGTCTGACTTCGGATTAGCAAGATTGGGACCATCTGATGGGTTAACTCATGTCTCAACTGCG GTTGTAGGAACAATGGGATATGCAGCTCCTGAATATATTCAAACTGGACGTCTCACTTCAAAGAGTGATGTATGGGGCTACGGTGTCTTCCTTTACGAACTCATTACCGGAAGACGCCCTTTAGATCGAAATCGCCCCAAGGGCGAGCAAAAGCTCTTGGAATGGATAAGACCTTATCTTTCAGATGGGAagaaatttcaaataatattggATCCAAGACTTGAGAGGAAACACCTCCTCAAGTCGGCCCAAAAACTTGCCATGATAGCTAACAGATGCTTGGTCCGAAACCCAAAGAATCGCCCGAAGATGAGTGAAGTATTAGAAATGGTGGATAGGATTGTCGAGTCTTCGGTGAGTGCTAATCAACAGCCGCCCTTGAATAGTGTAGCCTCGGCAGATGATTCTCAGGACGCTGAAATAAAGAACAAGAAGAGAATTATGGATCCAAAACCAGAGTCAGATTGGAATTGGTTTAGGATGTGGAGACCAAAGCTTTTAAGAACAAGTTGA
- the LOC101509401 gene encoding putative white-brown complex homolog protein 30 isoform X2: protein MDHTCGSADIWSGVVNNSDIFCSPGSYCPTTTRRVSCDSGYYCRMGSTHQMACSKFSTCNPNTATQNMHAYGALLIVALSTVLIFIYNCSDQVLATRERRKAKSREAAARQVRETVQARERWKIAKDAAIRNKMGMQDQLSRTFSRRKSVKQGEQTKVFSQANPDTGNSLLQPPPVPPAQSSAATKGQKEPSNLTKMMNSLENDPHSNEGFNLQIGDKNIKKQMPKGRQLHTQSQILRYAYGQIEKEKAQQEKNNNLTFSGIISMAQEGEEVVTRPVIEVAFKDLTLTLKGKRKHLLRCVTGKIMPSRVSAVMGPSGAGKTTFLSALAGKTRGCTMTGSILINGKPESIHCYQKIIGYVPQDDIVHGNLTVEENLRFSARCRLSADLPKHDKVLIVERVIETLGLQAVRDSLVGTVEMRGISGGQKKRVNVGLEMVMEPSLLILDEPTTGLDSASSTLLLKALRREALEGVNICMVLHQPSYTLFRMFDDIIFLAKGGLTAYHGPVKKVEEYFAGIGITVPDRVNPPDHFIDILEGLVKPSTGVTYQQLPVRWMLHNGYPVPPDMLHYADEISASSSSSNPNLAIKGADEASDKSFAGEFWEDMKNNVQMRKDHIEATFLKTKDLSDRRTPGVARQYRYYLGRIGKQQLREAKSQAVDYLLLLVAGAILGTLTKVNDETFGSLGYTYTVIAVSLLCKIAALRSFSMDKLQYWRESASGISNLAHFLSKDTIDLFSTIVKPLIYLSMFYFFSNPRSSFGSNYAVLVCLVYCVTGMAYALAIYFEPAPAQLWAVLLPVVMTLIANQTRDSTFMKILVQMCYPKWALEAFIIANAERYTGVWLITRCSSLMNSGYNVSDWPICLAVLIFYGIVARVVAFICLIITQKK from the exons ATGGATCATACTTGTGGTAGTGCCGATATTTGGTCTGGTGTGGTGAACAATAGTGATATATTCTGTTCTCCCGGATCATACTGCCCAACTACAACACGTAGAGTTTCTTGCGATAGTGG ATATTACTGCAGGATGGGTTCTACTCATCAGATGG CATGCTCCAAGTTCAGTACATGTAATCCAAACACAGCAACTCAAAATATGCATGCTTATGGGGCACTTCTTATT GTTGCATTGAGTACTGTCCTGATCTTCATTTATAACTGTTCTGATCAAGTTCTAGCTACACGAGAAAGAAGGAAAGCTAAATCCAGGGAAGCTGCAGCAAGGCAGGTAAGAGAAACTGTACAAGCTCGAGAAAGGTGGAAAATAGCAAAAGATGCTGCTATAAGGAATAAGATGGGAATGCAAGATCAGCTATCCCGCACTTTTTCTCGCAGAAAATCAGTTAAGCAAGGGGAGCAAACAAAGGTTTTCAGTCAAGCTAACCCTGATACGGGAAATTCGCTTTTGCAACCGCCACCAGTACCTCCAGCGCAGTCATCTGCAGCCACAAAAGGGCAAAAGGAACCTAGCAACCTTACTAAAATGATGAATTCACTTGAGAATGACCCTCATAGTAATGAAGGATTCAATCTACAGATTGgggacaaaaatattaaaaagcaGATGCCAAAGGGACGGCAGTTACATACACAAAGCCAAATTTTAAGGTATGCATATGGTCAGATTGAGAAGGAGAAGGCTCAACAAGAGAAAAACAATAACTTAACCTTCTCAGGAATAATTTCAATGGCCCAGGAAGGTGAGGAGGTTGTAACGAGGCCTGTGATCGAAGTAGCTTTCAAAGATTTAACCCTTACTTTGAAAGGGAAAAGGAAACATCTACTAAGGTGTGTGACAGGTAAAATCATGCCTAGTCGAGTTTCAGCTGTGATGGGTCCCTCAGGAGCTGGCAAAACTACATTTCTTTCTGCTCTGGCAGGGAAAACAAGAGGATGCACTATGACAGGCTCAATTCTAATCAATGGAAAACCTGAATCCATTCACTGTTATCAGAAAATTATTGGATATGTGCCACAAGATGATATTGTGCATGGGAATTTGACTGTGGAGGAAAATCTTCGTTTCAGTGCGAGATGCAG ACTATCTGCTGATCTGCCAAAACATGATAAGGTTCTGATTGTTGAAAGAGTAATTGAAACCTTGGGGCTCCAGGCAGTAAGGGATTCCCTTGTTGGAACAGTGGAGATGCGAGGCATATCTGGTGGGCAAAAAAAACGTGTAAATGTAGGGTTGGAGATGGTTATGGAGCCTTCATTGTTAATCTTAGATGAGCCCACAACTGGTCTGGACAGTGCATCTTCCACTTTACTTCTGAAAGCACTTCGTCGTGAAGCTCTTGAAGGGGTAAACATCTGCATGGTACTTCACCAGCCAAG CTATACTTTGTTCAGAATgtttgatgatataatatttctaGCAAAAGGTGGCCTTACGGCATATCACGGCCCTGTTAAAAAAGTAGAAGAATACTTTGCTGGCATTGGAATCACTGTACCTGATCGTGTGAATCCTCCAGACCATTTTATTGACATTCTAGAAGGTTTAGTGAAACCAAGTACAGGTGTGACTTATCAACAACTACCTGTCAGATGGATGCTTCATAATGGTTACCCAGTACCACCTGATATGCTTCATTATGCTGATGAAATTTCTGCTTCATCATCTTCCTCAAATCCAAATCTTGCGATAAAGGGTGCCGATGAAGCTTCTGATAAATCATTTGCCGGAGAGTTTTGGGAGGATATGAAAAACAATGTTCAGATGCGAAAAGATCATATAGAGGCAACCTTCTTAAAGACTAAAGACTTATCTGACCGAAGAACTCCTGGTGTTGCTCGGCAATATAGATACTACCTTGGGCG GATAGGTAAGCAGCAGCTGCGAGAAGCAAAATCACAAGCGGTTGATTATCTCCTTTTATTAGTTGCTGGTGCTATCTTGGGAACTCTTACTAAAGTAAATGATGAAACATTTGGGTCTCTTGGATATACATATACTGTCATCGCTGTTT CTCTACTTTGCAAGATTGCAGCTCTGAGATCATTTTCTATGGATAAATTACAATACTGGAGGGAGAGTGCATCAGGGATCAGCAATCTAGCTCATTTTTTGTCCAAAGATACAATTGATCTTTTCAGTACAATTGTGAAACCTCTCATTTATCTGTccatgttctatttttttagcAATCCAAGGTCAAGCTTCGGAAGTAATTATGCAGTTTTGGTATGCCTTGTGTACTGTGTGACTGGCATGGCTTACGCATTAGCAATTTATTTTGAACCTGCTCCTGCTCAGCTG TGGGCAGTGCTTCTCCCTGTTGTTATGACTCTCATTGCAAACCAGACAAGAGATAGTACCTTTATGAAGATCCTAGTACAAATGTGCTATCCCAAATGGGCTTTGGAGGCCTTTATTATTGCAAATGCTGAAAG gtATACTGGGGTGTGGCTGATAACTCGCTGTAGTTCACTGATGAATAGCGGTTATAATGTCAGTGATTGGCCTATCTGTCTAGCTGTCCTAATTTTTTATGGTATAGTTGCCAGAGTTGTGGCTTTTATTTGTCTAATAATCACCCAAAAGAAATGA
- the LOC101509724 gene encoding serine/threonine-protein kinase PCRK1-like isoform X2 produces the protein MKCFPFLIYYGEKKGDAKSLRSLSGLSNNSTYGGSDVRRTGSELNSLDASDNSTDSLRRNAFPNLSQRPSSLRVFTVSELKSATKNFGRSVMLGEGGFGCVYKGLIKSVDDPPRKIEVAVKQLGKRGIQGHKEWVTEVNVLGIVEHHNLVKLVGYCADDDERGIQRLLIYEYMPNGSVEHHLSSRSETPLPWSRRLKIAQDAARGLTYLHEEMDFQIIFRDFKSSNILLDEHWNAKLSDFGLARLGPSDGLTHVSTAVVGTMGYAAPEYIQTGRLTSKSDVWGYGVFLYELITGRRPLDRNRPKGEQKLLEWIRPYLSDGKKFQIILDPRLERKHLLKSAQKLAMIANRCLVRNPKNRPKMSEVLEMVDRIVESSVSANQQPPLNSVASADDSQDAEIKNKKRIMDPKPESDWNWFRMWRPKLLRTS, from the exons ATGAAGTGTTTTCCATTCTTAATTTACTATGGAGAAAAAAAGGGTGATGCTAAGAGCTTGCGATCACTATCGGGTCTGTCGAACAATTCTACTTACGGTGGGAGTGACGTGCGGAGAACTGGTTCTGAATTGAATTCTCTAGACGCCTCAGACAATAGCACAGACTCCCTTAGGAGGAATGCATTTCCCAATTTGTCCCAAAGACCAAGCAGCCTCAGAGTATTTACCGTATCCGAACTGAAATCAGCCACCAAGAATTTTGGTCGCTCTGTTATGCTTGGAGAAGGTGGATTCGGGTGTGTCTACAAGGGATTGATCAAGAGTGTAGATGATCCACCTAGAAAAATTGAAGTTGCAGTAAAACAACTCGGTAAAAGAGGAATTCAG GGGCATAAGGAATGGGTAACTGAAGTGAATGTTCTGGGTATTGTTGAGCATCATAATCTTGTGAAACTAGTGGGCTATTGTGCTGACGATGATGAAAGAGGAATCCAGCGGCTTTTGATTTATGAATATATGCCGAATGGAAGTGTGGAACACCATTTATCCTCGCGATCAGAAACTCCTCTCCCGTGGAGTAGGAGACTGAAAATAGCTCAAGATGCTGCTCGTGGATTAACGTACCTGCACGAGGAAATGGATTTTCAG ataattttcagAGATTTCAAATCGTCAAATATCCTTCTGGACGAGCATTGGAATGCAAAGCTGTCTGACTTCGGATTAGCAAGATTGGGACCATCTGATGGGTTAACTCATGTCTCAACTGCG GTTGTAGGAACAATGGGATATGCAGCTCCTGAATATATTCAAACTGGACGTCTCACTTCAAAGAGTGATGTATGGGGCTACGGTGTCTTCCTTTACGAACTCATTACCGGAAGACGCCCTTTAGATCGAAATCGCCCCAAGGGCGAGCAAAAGCTCTTGGAATGGATAAGACCTTATCTTTCAGATGGGAagaaatttcaaataatattggATCCAAGACTTGAGAGGAAACACCTCCTCAAGTCGGCCCAAAAACTTGCCATGATAGCTAACAGATGCTTGGTCCGAAACCCAAAGAATCGCCCGAAGATGAGTGAAGTATTAGAAATGGTGGATAGGATTGTCGAGTCTTCGGTGAGTGCTAATCAACAGCCGCCCTTGAATAGTGTAGCCTCGGCAGATGATTCTCAGGACGCTGAAATAAAGAACAAGAAGAGAATTATGGATCCAAAACCAGAGTCAGATTGGAATTGGTTTAGGATGTGGAGACCAAAGCTTTTAAGAACAAGTTGA